A genomic window from Paenibacillus sp. FSL K6-0276 includes:
- a CDS encoding helix-turn-helix domain-containing protein, producing MNYNYFKSKLFLKFTGSYLLILLIPLIFVIVFIYRNATDNLQKEIENAHFNQLTQIKTVVDGRMNDLRDMASRMSYDARLAHYRILDPYESRDAIAALDSYKSSNSIVEDIFLYYHHDPNIYSNHGMYSLDVFRSSYQFGSWKNDELVTALNSSKFPSIRLTNMLNQNSPLEQSVLTYILPIIPNTSDPYASVMYLIKEKELAYLIDSVLGNYRGLTYIFDNHGRVLSYSGHGDTASQQDIQRLSELPPGIHNLSINNEDHSVISVTSDVNGWSYVTLMASNQFFSSVLNVRSFIIILFIVIAIVGTAIALLFARMQYLPIAELVRFTNKKTDTPASGNELEYIRTTLQQYSSKVDLQEPYARNHVLSMLLKHGHAQMMTPEIFDTFHLHFDQSHHFVMMMGWDDLEQQHLQARQEVHLKLAYIEFSALAAQVYGVELPQLDQLALIVSLQLEDDEALAAQIVHIVDAIREYTLGMMDIHPMIGVGKCYESPQQLNQSFIEACSAFELRKSTEHGTTVYFEKLSSAHDQTVLLPSSELLKLAQSLKQGNYEVAKQIIHTAIHGLDNKQRSTLLMRCVLFDLLNTMLKTAVELKMDNMMQYASPHFMNGPVHLIEQNFYRLATQICTQVEQTHKKEEHSLMDHIVAFIDQHYIDHSLSLESVSAAFTISPSHLSRSFKDKVGINFVQYIWQKRLDKVKEQLVITSDPLKDIIQRVGYLDTPNFIRKFKKETGYTPGQYRQMNSNHPNTEPNDTV from the coding sequence TTGAACTATAACTATTTCAAATCGAAATTGTTTCTGAAATTCACCGGTTCGTATCTACTTATCCTTCTTATTCCGCTCATATTTGTAATCGTTTTCATTTACCGAAATGCTACCGATAATTTACAAAAGGAGATTGAAAACGCTCACTTTAATCAGCTCACCCAAATTAAAACGGTTGTTGATGGACGCATGAATGATTTAAGAGATATGGCGTCACGGATGTCATACGACGCTCGTCTCGCTCATTATCGCATTCTGGATCCTTATGAAAGTCGTGACGCGATAGCGGCACTAGATAGCTACAAATCTTCCAATTCCATTGTGGAGGATATATTTCTGTACTATCATCATGACCCTAATATTTATTCCAACCATGGCATGTATAGCCTGGATGTATTTCGTAGCTCCTATCAGTTTGGAAGCTGGAAGAATGATGAACTTGTGACTGCTTTAAACTCGTCCAAATTTCCATCCATTCGACTTACGAACATGCTGAATCAAAATTCACCACTCGAGCAATCTGTATTAACCTATATCCTGCCGATCATTCCCAACACCTCAGATCCATATGCTTCTGTCATGTACCTCATTAAAGAGAAAGAGTTGGCATATCTGATCGATTCCGTTCTCGGTAACTATCGAGGATTAACGTATATTTTTGATAATCATGGACGTGTTTTATCCTATAGTGGCCATGGAGATACAGCTAGCCAACAGGATATCCAACGGTTATCAGAGCTTCCACCCGGCATACATAATCTATCGATAAACAACGAAGATCATTCGGTTATTTCCGTCACATCGGATGTCAATGGCTGGTCATATGTGACTTTAATGGCGAGTAATCAATTTTTCAGTAGCGTGCTTAATGTTCGGAGCTTCATCATTATTTTATTCATTGTGATCGCCATTGTAGGAACGGCCATCGCTCTATTATTCGCTCGGATGCAATATCTTCCGATTGCTGAGCTCGTTCGCTTCACGAACAAAAAAACAGATACACCGGCCTCCGGAAATGAGCTCGAGTATATACGAACAACATTACAGCAGTATAGCTCCAAGGTTGATCTCCAAGAGCCCTATGCACGCAACCATGTTCTCTCCATGCTATTAAAGCATGGGCATGCACAAATGATGACGCCTGAAATATTCGATACCTTTCATCTGCACTTTGACCAAAGTCATCATTTTGTCATGATGATGGGCTGGGATGACTTAGAACAGCAGCATCTTCAGGCGCGACAAGAAGTACATCTCAAGCTTGCGTATATTGAATTTTCAGCGCTTGCTGCACAAGTATACGGTGTAGAGCTCCCGCAATTGGATCAGCTCGCACTCATTGTGAGCTTACAGCTCGAAGATGATGAGGCGCTCGCTGCACAAATCGTTCACATCGTGGATGCGATCCGTGAATATACGCTAGGCATGATGGATATCCACCCGATGATCGGCGTAGGTAAGTGTTATGAGAGTCCTCAGCAGCTTAATCAATCCTTTATTGAGGCTTGCTCCGCCTTCGAATTGCGTAAATCGACCGAGCATGGAACCACCGTGTACTTTGAAAAGCTATCCAGTGCCCATGATCAAACGGTGTTACTCCCTAGTAGCGAGCTATTAAAGCTTGCACAAAGCTTGAAGCAGGGCAACTACGAAGTCGCCAAACAAATTATTCACACAGCCATCCATGGGCTTGATAATAAACAACGATCTACCCTGCTGATGCGATGCGTATTGTTCGACCTGCTGAATACCATGCTCAAAACTGCAGTTGAGCTAAAGATGGATAACATGATGCAGTATGCTTCTCCCCATTTCATGAATGGTCCCGTCCATCTTATAGAGCAGAATTTCTACCGTTTAGCCACTCAGATTTGTACACAGGTAGAGCAGACGCATAAAAAAGAAGAACATTCACTCATGGATCATATCGTTGCTTTTATCGACCAGCACTATATTGATCATTCACTTAGCCTTGAATCTGTTTCTGCTGCGTTTACGATTTCACCTTCCCATCTCAGTCGTTCATTCAAGGATAAGGTCGGCATCAACTTCGTCCAATATATTTGGCAAAAACGATTAGATAAGGTCAAGGAACAGCTCGTAATAACAAGTGATCCGTTAAAAGATATTATCCAGCGCGTCGGCTACCTCGACACACCAAACTTTATTCGAAAATTCAAAAAGGAAACCGGTTATACCCCGGGCCAGTATCGACAGATGAATAGTAATCATCCCAATACTGAGCCTAACGATACCGTATAA
- a CDS encoding extracellular solute-binding protein — translation MTIYRKAGLMLLVLSMSMSILTACGSSSDKGTASTEGTEGTEGSDTATEVHKTGFPIVDKPIELSIMAPDIGRQDWNKMPVIQEYEKMTNIKLKLQNAPQDSFETKKNLVFASGTLPDIFYAADLKGSDQVTYGSQGLLLPLEKYIDEGYAPNLKKILDANPDIRKSMTTPDGHIYALRNIQPSAVWYRGPMWYNGKFLKKFGMENKLPQTTEELYTYLKKVKEEDANGNGKDDEIPLASVKLDDLRMFFFGFWGMYNEDIYTDKDNKVHFPQAEPGYKEYLTFLNRLWNEKLLDHETFSQTNDQKVAKGKNNQVALFSDYFPYFTLGGEPSEDNPMMQPVSSDIAGTPVYGKHPGINTIGGFAISNTNPNPEASMRWIDYQFSEEGYSFWTYGPEGTMFKYKDKATGEKEWLPVPDGKDREEYRGTITPNYGINTPGAYENSYVLGLRTSFDDWIDKETATKLTPIAKAPFPSVFLTVDQQTEIKTLRSDLDKYVKEMEAKFVTGAEPLSNWDKYIAQMKKMGYEKLVSTYQQAYDTWAAGK, via the coding sequence ATGACGATTTATCGTAAAGCTGGACTCATGTTGTTAGTTCTTTCCATGTCAATGTCTATTCTTACTGCATGTGGATCAAGTAGCGATAAGGGGACAGCAAGCACAGAAGGCACAGAAGGCACAGAAGGCTCAGACACAGCCACAGAGGTTCATAAGACGGGCTTTCCTATCGTGGATAAACCGATTGAGCTATCCATTATGGCACCGGATATAGGACGTCAGGATTGGAACAAGATGCCTGTTATTCAGGAATACGAGAAGATGACGAATATCAAGTTAAAGCTTCAAAACGCCCCACAAGACAGCTTTGAGACGAAAAAGAATTTAGTATTTGCAAGCGGTACGCTTCCCGATATTTTCTATGCGGCGGATCTAAAAGGATCGGATCAAGTTACTTACGGAAGTCAAGGATTGTTGCTACCTTTAGAAAAATACATTGATGAGGGCTATGCACCAAATTTGAAAAAAATTCTTGATGCTAATCCGGATATTCGCAAATCAATGACAACACCGGATGGACATATCTATGCATTACGTAATATTCAACCATCTGCAGTATGGTACCGTGGACCGATGTGGTATAACGGCAAGTTCTTGAAGAAATTCGGTATGGAGAACAAATTGCCACAGACAACAGAAGAGCTATACACCTATTTGAAGAAGGTAAAAGAGGAAGATGCGAACGGTAACGGTAAAGATGATGAGATCCCTCTAGCCTCTGTGAAATTAGATGATTTACGGATGTTCTTCTTCGGATTTTGGGGCATGTACAATGAGGATATCTACACAGATAAGGATAATAAAGTACACTTTCCACAAGCTGAACCAGGCTACAAAGAATACTTAACTTTCTTGAATCGCTTGTGGAACGAGAAGTTACTGGATCATGAGACATTCTCACAAACCAATGATCAGAAGGTAGCGAAAGGTAAAAATAATCAAGTGGCCTTATTCTCCGATTATTTCCCATACTTCACGCTTGGTGGTGAACCGAGTGAAGATAACCCGATGATGCAGCCTGTATCTAGTGATATTGCTGGAACACCTGTATATGGCAAGCATCCTGGTATTAATACAATCGGCGGTTTCGCGATTTCAAATACGAATCCGAATCCTGAGGCAAGTATGCGTTGGATTGATTACCAATTTAGCGAAGAAGGGTATTCCTTCTGGACGTATGGACCTGAAGGAACGATGTTCAAATACAAGGATAAAGCAACGGGTGAAAAAGAATGGCTGCCTGTTCCAGATGGCAAGGATCGTGAAGAATACCGCGGTACCATCACGCCAAACTATGGTATTAATACACCAGGCGCATACGAGAACAGCTATGTGCTAGGACTTCGTACTAGCTTTGATGACTGGATTGACAAAGAAACAGCTACCAAGCTTACACCTATTGCAAAGGCTCCCTTCCCATCGGTATTCCTGACGGTAGACCAACAGACGGAAATCAAAACACTCCGTTCCGATTTGGATAAATACGTGAAGGAAATGGAAGCGAAATTTGTTACAGGCGCAGAGCCATTATCCAATTGGGACAAATATATCGCTCAAATGAAAAAAATGGGGTATGAGAAGCTCGTATCGACGTACCAACAAGCATACGATACATGGGCTGCTGGCAAATAA
- a CDS encoding carbohydrate ABC transporter permease encodes MVSGIKLSKRDRIFLICTYTYVTIALLLVAYPILYIISASISDPKMVASGEMWLLPKGITFKGYEIVFQNSKIWTGYGNTILYTLLGTTINLVVTMPAAYALSRKDFVGRGFFMGMFMVTMFIGGGLVPTYMLVKGLGMVNTMWALVLPGAASIWNIIVSRTFFANSIPAELQDAAQIDGATNIRLFLRIVLPLSMPIIAVMALFYGVGHWNSYFGAMIYLNDDAKYPLQLVLRQILVLQEMQSQVGGIIDATAAAAQNNKAEIASLVKYGVIIVSTLPIIVVYPFLQRYFVQGVMIGSVKG; translated from the coding sequence ATGGTATCAGGTATAAAGCTATCTAAGCGAGATCGAATATTTCTAATTTGCACCTATACGTATGTGACAATTGCATTGTTGTTAGTCGCATATCCCATCTTATATATTATTAGCGCATCCATCAGTGATCCGAAGATGGTTGCTTCCGGTGAAATGTGGCTTCTTCCAAAAGGTATTACCTTTAAGGGGTATGAAATTGTATTTCAGAACTCGAAGATTTGGACGGGGTATGGAAATACGATTTTGTATACATTGCTAGGCACAACGATTAACTTGGTCGTTACGATGCCAGCGGCATATGCACTCAGTCGTAAGGACTTTGTAGGCCGTGGGTTTTTCATGGGGATGTTCATGGTAACGATGTTCATTGGAGGGGGTCTCGTCCCTACATACATGTTGGTAAAAGGGCTAGGCATGGTCAACACGATGTGGGCACTAGTACTTCCTGGCGCAGCGTCAATCTGGAATATTATTGTCTCTCGTACCTTCTTCGCGAACTCCATTCCAGCTGAGCTTCAAGATGCGGCTCAAATCGATGGTGCGACGAATATTCGCTTATTCCTGCGGATTGTTCTCCCGTTATCGATGCCAATTATCGCAGTTATGGCCTTATTCTACGGGGTAGGGCATTGGAACAGCTATTTCGGCGCCATGATCTACTTGAATGATGATGCGAAGTATCCATTGCAGCTTGTGCTTCGTCAGATTCTCGTGCTTCAGGAAATGCAATCGCAAGTAGGTGGCATTATCGATGCGACAGCTGCTGCAGCCCAGAACAACAAGGCAGAAATTGCTTCACTTGTCAAGTATGGGGTCATTATCGTATCTACGCTTCCGATTATTGTTGTCTATCCATTCTTACAACGTTATTTCGTGCAAGGTGTCATGATTGGCTCTGTTAAGGGTTGA
- a CDS encoding ABC transporter permease subunit, translating into MRTVNSEPKEKRKGRNETWKKIWQNWELYIFIAPAFFYFLIFSYGPMYGIQIAFKNYIPSKGYFGSEWVGFDHFIRFFNSYYFWDLLWNTLSISLYELAIGFPIPIILALAFNEVKDGFFKRLVQTVTYAPHFISVVVMAGMIITFLSPSNGMIIHAIEGLGFSAPQFLTSPGWFKTMYVFSGVWQSAGWGTIIYLAALSGVDPGLHEAAIIDGASRFQRVRHINIPTLIPTMTILLILNMGGLLSVGFEKILLLQNSLNMSSSDVISTFVYRSGLVDAQYSFSTAVGLFNSIVNCILLITVNQIVRRTSENSLW; encoded by the coding sequence ATGCGAACTGTGAATTCAGAACCGAAAGAAAAGCGTAAGGGCAGAAACGAGACATGGAAGAAGATTTGGCAGAATTGGGAGCTTTACATTTTTATCGCACCCGCATTCTTTTACTTCCTCATTTTCAGCTATGGACCGATGTATGGGATTCAGATTGCTTTTAAGAATTACATACCGTCAAAAGGCTATTTTGGCAGTGAGTGGGTAGGCTTTGATCATTTCATTCGATTTTTTAACTCGTATTATTTCTGGGATTTGCTGTGGAACACGCTCAGTATTAGCTTGTATGAATTAGCCATTGGATTCCCAATCCCAATTATTCTGGCGCTTGCGTTTAACGAAGTGAAGGATGGCTTCTTCAAGCGACTTGTTCAGACCGTTACTTATGCTCCTCATTTTATTTCTGTCGTTGTTATGGCGGGGATGATTATTACCTTCTTGTCTCCATCGAACGGAATGATTATTCATGCCATTGAAGGCTTAGGCTTTAGTGCACCGCAGTTTCTGACAAGCCCTGGTTGGTTTAAGACGATGTATGTATTCTCAGGCGTGTGGCAGAGTGCGGGGTGGGGGACGATTATTTATTTGGCGGCACTTTCGGGTGTAGACCCAGGCTTGCATGAAGCGGCAATTATTGACGGAGCCTCTCGCTTCCAGCGTGTTCGCCACATCAATATTCCAACGCTTATACCGACCATGACCATTCTATTAATTCTGAATATGGGTGGCTTGTTAAGTGTAGGTTTTGAAAAAATATTACTTCTGCAAAATTCATTGAATATGTCAAGCTCTGACGTGATTTCAACCTTTGTCTATCGATCTGGTCTTGTCGATGCGCAATATAGCTTCTCAACAGCCGTTGGTTTATTTAACTCCATTGTGAATTGCATCCTGCTTATTACGGTGAATCAAATTGTCCGCCGTACGAGCGAGAACAGTCTATGGTAG
- a CDS encoding ABC transporter permease subunit has translation MSAKPEQLKRRKRFTWRKQDFELTLLAIPTTIWYILFCYLPMFGIIIAFKQFKISGGFISNVVNSPWVGFKNFEFLFKSNDAWIIIRNTIGYNIIFIITGIVLPVLFAIMIGLLHNRKASKVYQTMMFLPYFLSWVVISAVGWAFFSFDKGILNQFLGNIGHDPVNWYMQPEYWPYILVLLNIWKGIGYGMIIYLATITAIDSSYYEAAVIDGASIWQQTRFITLPLLKLVIVMMFILSVGRIFYTDFGLFFQVTRDSNSLYNVATTVDVLVYKQLKSATIGMASAAAFVQSVLGCITILSANWIVKKIDPDSAMI, from the coding sequence ATGAGCGCAAAACCTGAACAACTGAAGCGTAGAAAGCGCTTTACTTGGAGGAAACAAGATTTTGAGTTAACACTGTTAGCCATTCCCACAACTATTTGGTACATTCTGTTCTGTTACTTACCTATGTTCGGCATTATCATCGCTTTCAAGCAGTTCAAAATTTCTGGGGGCTTTATTAGCAATGTAGTAAATAGTCCTTGGGTCGGTTTTAAAAACTTCGAATTTTTATTTAAATCCAATGATGCCTGGATTATTATCCGCAATACGATTGGGTATAACATCATTTTTATTATTACGGGCATCGTACTCCCAGTGTTGTTCGCGATCATGATTGGATTACTCCATAATCGCAAAGCCAGCAAAGTGTATCAAACGATGATGTTCCTCCCTTATTTCCTCTCTTGGGTCGTCATCTCTGCAGTCGGTTGGGCATTCTTCAGCTTTGACAAAGGGATCCTGAATCAATTTCTCGGCAACATCGGACATGATCCCGTGAATTGGTACATGCAGCCTGAGTATTGGCCTTACATTCTCGTTCTATTAAATATATGGAAAGGTATCGGCTATGGCATGATTATCTATCTCGCTACCATTACAGCGATCGATAGTTCGTATTATGAAGCCGCTGTCATTGATGGAGCCTCAATTTGGCAACAGACTCGCTTCATCACACTACCTTTACTCAAACTGGTGATCGTGATGATGTTCATCCTGTCGGTCGGACGGATATTCTATACCGACTTCGGTCTCTTCTTCCAGGTCACGCGTGATTCTAACTCCTTATATAATGTGGCCACGACCGTTGATGTCCTCGTCTATAAGCAACTGAAAAGCGCAACGATCGGTATGGCATCTGCTGCTGCATTTGTTCAATCCGTCTTGGGATGTATTACGATTCTGTCCGCCAACTGGATTGTGAAGAAGATTGATCCAGATAGCGCAATGATTTAG
- a CDS encoding carbohydrate ABC transporter permease — protein MATKTYESGLDKFNRTSKGINILFNSIFLVIALACVVPVIVVLSISLTNESYIRDVGYSIFPADFSFEAYSFIAKQGTMILRALGTSTLVTVVGTVLGVLLTTSMGYVISRPSYKLKSFLTWIVFIPMVFNGGLVSSYFINANLLGLKDSFWALILPLAVSSFNVIICKTFFTSTIPDGVIESAEIDGANQIRIFFSIILPISLPVLATIGLFLCFSYWNDWFQSMLYIDNPNLYSLQALLNNLMTNADALARNASSMGVSSAELIAKMPKESARMAVAILIILPVACAYPFFQRYFISGLTVGAVKG, from the coding sequence ATGGCAACAAAAACCTATGAATCCGGGCTTGATAAGTTTAATCGAACAAGTAAAGGAATTAACATCCTATTTAACTCCATTTTTCTGGTCATCGCACTTGCCTGTGTTGTGCCTGTTATCGTCGTATTATCGATTTCATTAACCAATGAATCTTATATCCGAGACGTTGGCTACAGTATCTTTCCAGCCGATTTTTCTTTTGAAGCTTACAGTTTTATTGCCAAGCAAGGAACGATGATTCTACGTGCTCTAGGCACCTCGACCCTTGTCACTGTAGTAGGTACTGTACTTGGCGTCCTTCTTACAACATCGATGGGTTATGTTATTTCACGCCCGTCATACAAGTTAAAAAGCTTTCTGACTTGGATCGTATTCATTCCGATGGTTTTCAATGGTGGTCTCGTATCCAGTTATTTCATCAATGCAAACTTACTAGGGCTGAAGGATAGTTTCTGGGCTCTGATCTTACCGCTTGCAGTCTCATCCTTTAACGTCATTATTTGTAAAACCTTTTTCACAAGCACGATTCCAGATGGTGTAATCGAATCGGCAGAAATTGATGGTGCTAATCAAATTAGGATCTTCTTCTCGATCATATTGCCTATATCGCTACCTGTTCTCGCAACGATAGGATTGTTCCTATGCTTCAGCTATTGGAACGACTGGTTCCAATCCATGTTGTATATTGATAACCCGAATCTCTACTCGTTACAGGCGTTGCTTAACAATCTAATGACCAATGCCGATGCACTTGCCAGAAATGCTTCAAGTATGGGCGTTAGTTCTGCAGAGCTCATCGCGAAAATGCCTAAAGAGTCCGCGCGTATGGCGGTCGCCATCCTCATCATCTTGCCTGTTGCTTGTGCATATCCATTCTTCCAGAGATATTTCATTTCTGGTCTGACAGTCGGTGCAGTCAAAGGCTAA
- a CDS encoding ABC transporter substrate-binding protein, translating to MKKIFKIASTLCILTLMGSALAACGSSNNSASSTNEPSKNSTSTEAAGKKDIPTLVWWQIGNTPLPANYSKAIDKMNEYTAEKIGVKVDLRVASWGEWDTKINTIVNTGEPFDMMFTNNTKYSKQVAMGALTDITDLVQSEAPDLYKSIPSEVWDGTKVGGKYYAVPTYKDSSVSQYWSYDDKLVQKYNIDYQNITSMQDLDKPLHDIKAGEGKSFYPLRLIQSEAFSGFFNNYDDLTLGFFPVGVKVDDPSRKVISVFEQPDVMANLKLLHKWYQDGIINPDAPTKTEKEKYNPFGTQQAFPGAEIAMQINAGVEKFVMHKTFGPLYTTSTIQGSLNAISANSKYKKEALKYLQLVNTDSKLRNMLAFGEEGVDFKYVDGKDNVIERTTDTWPLAAYSQGTFFNMAITKGAPEDQWDQVKKLNEQAVASTVLGFALDVSEIQTEVANAQSTFDKYKYELLTGASDPEKIVPKMLAELKKAGLDKIIQKAQEEIDNYFK from the coding sequence GTGAAGAAAATCTTCAAGATTGCCTCAACACTCTGTATTCTGACATTAATGGGATCCGCCTTAGCAGCATGCGGTAGTTCCAACAACTCGGCTTCATCGACGAATGAACCATCAAAGAACTCTACATCAACAGAAGCAGCAGGTAAAAAGGATATTCCGACCCTGGTATGGTGGCAGATCGGTAATACGCCACTTCCTGCGAACTATAGTAAAGCGATTGACAAGATGAATGAATATACTGCGGAGAAAATCGGGGTAAAAGTCGATCTTCGCGTAGCCAGCTGGGGCGAATGGGATACGAAGATAAACACCATTGTGAACACAGGTGAACCATTCGACATGATGTTCACGAATAACACGAAGTACAGTAAACAAGTCGCGATGGGCGCTCTTACGGACATCACGGATTTAGTCCAAAGCGAAGCCCCTGATCTGTACAAATCCATTCCGTCCGAAGTATGGGATGGCACAAAAGTTGGCGGGAAATACTACGCAGTTCCAACCTATAAAGACTCATCTGTTTCTCAATATTGGAGCTATGATGACAAGCTCGTACAGAAATACAACATCGATTACCAGAACATTACATCGATGCAAGATTTAGATAAGCCACTTCATGATATAAAAGCTGGTGAAGGCAAGAGCTTCTACCCACTACGACTTATTCAAAGTGAAGCCTTCTCGGGATTCTTCAACAACTATGATGATTTAACATTAGGCTTCTTCCCTGTAGGTGTAAAAGTAGATGATCCTTCTCGCAAGGTGATCTCTGTTTTCGAACAGCCTGATGTCATGGCAAATTTAAAATTGCTTCATAAATGGTATCAGGATGGAATCATCAATCCAGATGCTCCAACCAAAACAGAAAAAGAAAAATATAACCCATTTGGTACGCAACAAGCCTTCCCAGGTGCAGAGATCGCGATGCAAATCAATGCGGGCGTAGAAAAATTTGTTATGCACAAAACATTTGGTCCACTTTATACGACAAGTACAATTCAAGGCTCCTTAAACGCAATCTCTGCGAATTCCAAGTACAAAAAAGAAGCTTTGAAATATCTGCAATTAGTAAACACAGATTCAAAGCTCCGTAATATGCTAGCATTTGGTGAAGAAGGCGTTGATTTCAAATATGTAGATGGTAAAGATAACGTTATCGAGCGCACAACGGATACATGGCCGCTCGCTGCTTACTCACAAGGTACCTTCTTCAATATGGCTATAACCAAAGGCGCACCTGAAGATCAATGGGACCAAGTGAAGAAATTAAATGAACAAGCTGTAGCATCCACTGTTCTAGGCTTCGCACTCGATGTCAGCGAAATTCAGACAGAAGTTGCGAACGCACAGTCTACATTTGATAAATATAAATACGAATTGCTAACAGGTGCTTCTGACCCAGAGAAGATTGTACCAAAAATGTTAGCCGAATTGAAAAAAGCCGGGCTGGATAAAATTATCCAAAAAGCGCAGGAAGAAATCGATAATTATTTCAAGTAA
- a CDS encoding histidine kinase: MNTFLRIKIYRSKFWTYVIFILLIGLTLGALTSAIVINQSVGNARIEAANAFSRTENNLQNDADRIEAYMQRIYSNQDLMNDASYFLSPTIDEYLTKRLKNSTFNQRPLISFPEDVKTYLYNWAQGDITQISVHTVKQGNVIDFNSNGIPHFQFGLSNDDLMFAENIQRGFVYRKKLLQLAEGSAEIRFQISSEQIFSIVNNYQLGHAAAINASGEVYLIGNDNPMSEQIIQQAIANKNTHGVILKNWMSPIFYVTFPSNKFNYTFVSTIKLRVLVQQHASTLILLFLVILTAMICVLLLVVYNLRDDARFLHRIIQSIKRVKTANFTPNKPARYRRNEYGMIAREVDDMIHKLDKHIRNEYLLKLKQQEAEMKALQHQINPHFLYNTLEVIRSTALVNQDAHTADAIATLGALYREMVKKENIISIGSELELLQKYLKIMEFKYPDHFYYQIDMEDSLLNVPTIKFWMQPLAENFFIHGFDKKKEFNLFVVKGSEDEHYYRLEFIDNGVWIEEDRLADIRRILSSKHEMSTKSIGLYNVYARLNFYYDKGFSIHIENNDEAGVRISVQISKEVTRDVQTVNS; encoded by the coding sequence ATGAATACGTTTCTACGCATTAAAATTTATCGTAGTAAATTTTGGACCTATGTGATATTCATTCTGTTAATCGGACTGACGTTAGGGGCACTAACCAGTGCCATCGTCATCAATCAGTCCGTTGGTAATGCCCGCATCGAGGCTGCAAATGCCTTTTCTCGCACAGAGAACAACTTACAGAATGACGCAGATCGTATTGAAGCTTATATGCAGCGTATTTATTCAAATCAAGATTTGATGAACGATGCTAGCTATTTTCTGAGTCCAACCATTGATGAGTATCTTACTAAACGATTAAAGAACAGTACATTCAATCAACGACCGCTTATCTCTTTTCCTGAAGATGTGAAAACTTATCTGTACAATTGGGCGCAAGGAGATATTACACAAATTAGTGTTCATACAGTGAAGCAAGGCAATGTTATAGACTTTAATAGTAATGGCATTCCCCACTTCCAGTTTGGTCTATCCAATGATGATCTTATGTTTGCAGAGAACATTCAACGGGGATTTGTATATCGCAAAAAATTGCTTCAGCTTGCGGAGGGTTCCGCCGAAATTCGCTTTCAAATTAGCAGTGAGCAAATTTTCAGCATCGTTAATAATTATCAGCTTGGTCATGCAGCAGCTATTAATGCATCAGGAGAAGTGTATCTGATCGGCAACGACAATCCAATGTCTGAGCAGATTATTCAGCAGGCCATTGCCAATAAAAATACGCATGGTGTAATACTAAAAAACTGGATGTCTCCCATTTTCTATGTCACTTTTCCATCCAACAAATTTAATTATACGTTTGTTAGCACCATCAAATTAAGGGTATTGGTACAGCAGCATGCGTCTACGCTCATTTTATTATTTCTAGTTATTCTAACCGCCATGATCTGTGTTCTATTACTTGTTGTCTATAACCTGCGAGATGACGCACGATTCCTGCACCGTATTATTCAGTCAATAAAACGCGTGAAGACAGCGAACTTCACTCCAAACAAACCTGCACGCTATCGTCGAAATGAATATGGTATGATTGCACGTGAAGTGGATGACATGATTCACAAGTTAGATAAACATATTCGTAATGAATATTTACTGAAATTGAAACAGCAAGAAGCTGAAATGAAAGCGCTACAGCATCAAATTAATCCTCATTTTCTATATAACACCTTGGAGGTCATTCGCTCTACCGCATTAGTCAATCAAGATGCGCATACAGCTGACGCGATTGCTACCTTAGGTGCCCTTTATCGCGAAATGGTAAAAAAAGAGAACATTATCTCCATTGGAAGCGAGTTAGAGCTACTGCAAAAATATTTAAAAATTATGGAGTTCAAGTATCCTGACCACTTTTATTACCAGATTGATATGGAAGATTCGTTACTCAATGTACCCACCATTAAATTTTGGATGCAGCCTTTGGCGGAGAACTTCTTCATTCATGGCTTTGACAAAAAGAAAGAATTTAATTTATTTGTCGTCAAGGGTAGCGAAGATGAGCATTACTACAGATTGGAATTTATAGATAACGGGGTGTGGATTGAGGAAGATCGCTTAGCCGATATACGACGAATACTGTCCAGTAAACATGAAATGTCGACCAAGAGTATTGGCTTATATAATGTTTATGCGAGATTGAACTTTTACTATGATAAGGGTTTTTCAATACACATTGAGAACAATGATGAAGCAGGCGTAAGGATTTCTGTACAGATTTCTAAAGAGGTGACTAGAGATGTACAAACTGTTAATAGTTGA